The genome window GCCACGAAGACAAAACCCAAACACAAAAAGCTATACAACTGAATTTACCAACAATATTTAGTCAAAGATAAAcccaagaaaacaagaaaatcgCCTATCAATGTATATACAACCAAGAATATAAAACATCCAATTTTtaccaagaaaataaaaaggggCCAACAGTATTTAGTGAAAGATAAACCCACGAAAACAAGAAAATCACCGAGTGAAAGATAAACccaaaaaacaagaaaatcacCGATCAATGTATATGAAATTAGACAAACCAAAATATACAACTTCCAATTTTcaccaagaaaataaaaagaggcCAACAGTATTTAGTGGAAGAAAAACCCAAGAAAATCACCGATCAATGTTGAAAGAAtgcatataaaattaaacaacaCAGAATACAAATATTCCAATTTTcactaagaaaataaaaaggggTGGTGCAATAACGGAGTTACCTCAAAGTAGCTTTTGGAGAAGAAGGCTGTGCCTTGGGAGGTCAGATGAGAAAGACAGTATCCAAACCTAATCTAAATTGTAAAATTACTACTGTGGAGACTAGCCTATCGGCTCCGCGAATGCAAGAGCCAATTTGGCTCACTGCCTCACTCGCTACTTGCCCATCAAAGGATGGGCAAGGGTTATGTCTAActtggagccttgaggctccttttatAGATGCCTCAAGGCTCCCAGgccacttttcccaccgatgtgggaaaAGTGGCAAAACTAATGGGAGCCGCggctcccttttttttttttttttcgtttaatttattttattttatttcttttattaaataataacaataacaattattaatttaatattatgaaatatatgtataccTTTTATGTCTTTTACATATTAATTGTTAATGTTAATTTAAACAATCAACAATGTTGGCGTAACCATGTTGAGCATATACTATTGATAAGGTTAGATTGTAAttaatcacaaaaaaataaaaaaataaaaagttactatttatttacatatttttatagttattgttaatctttataattttttattgtgtttaatctttataattaattaattatataatatttaatttaaaactttttcatGACGgactataaattcataatataaatattattttaattttaatataaatacaagTTGGAGAAGGATAGTGTATTGGTTAGGTTATATCACATGCAAAATACTATGGACCATTAATAAATCTTcatctttaatatatatttgatatattactaaataatgtacttcaatacacaaataatgtatatttacaAATTGAACATTTAGtgcattaaaatgtacatttaatacattaaaaatatttattatgtcaATAGTCCACTTTGGTCTTGTAAGGTAGACCACGATAAGGGAGTCTCGTTTTCTCACCGAAACGCCACCCATACTTTTAAAgactatatcaatatatatttttaaagattttttaaaaatctgaaTCGAATACTATCATACTTTTAAAATCGTTAAAAGTatcaaagtttataaaagtcatgATTAAATACACTCTCAAATTTTTGTATATAGCCATATACGAGAAAGAAATTAATAACCTAACGAACCCCCATTAAACTATATACAAGGTAGTTGAGCCGGGATGTACATCTAATTCCTATAATCCATTATACGCCACATCAAAACGATGCACCTTCAATAGGAAATACGAAGGGGCTCACGCTCACAGAATATTAGATTTCCCTTGAGCCGAAGCCCGTAAGCAACTAAGCACTGCGCAACTGTCGCGTCCTCTgaatcctctctctctctctctctccatttTCTCTAGTATCTAGTTCTCTACTCCGCATTCATCTTCCGTAGATTGCTAGGGCACACGCGTAGCTGTTCCTTTTTCTTAATCTGATTTGATCACatatattatactttttcttATTACTCAGCAAATATGAGAACTCCGAACTCCGAAACGCCGAAAGCGGCATCGACGGCGAAGAAGACGCCACCGGCAAAGAAGACACCGCCGTCGAAAAAATCCGCCGGCAAGTCACAGAACACTCCCGACGCAGAGCATGCATCCGAATTGACGCCGATGTCCAACGAGGCGAAGCGCACCCCAGTCACAAGAGCGAAACAGGCGAAGGCGAACGAAACAACCGCCAACGCCGCTGCATCAGTAGCGGCCATTACGCCCAACTTGATGGACTCGAAACAATCACCAGCAGGTATATAATACTGACTATTGAGTCTTTAGCTTTCATCAAACTATTTTAGATTATAATTTCTCAGTAATTTTGGCAATCAAAATGTTCCAAGTTTAgttataaactttaaatttgtttataataCCCATTGTCTCTGTGATACTTGGGTATGCTGGtaagttttatttttccttttcttcaaaaaaatctAAGCCTATGAAGAGAGATTCTTTTTAACAttcatttcaaaataaatttagaaattgcAAATTAATAAACTTGTAAAACTAGTTAAATTAACCGAAACTATGTGTATTACACACAGTTCCCATATGTAATTATTCAGTAGGAAGCCAGGAAGTATTATTACCATTTCCCATTGACATCACCGGTGTCTATATCCTTGTATTCATTGATAAAATATATGTGATTTTGATTATAGTTGTGATTgtgataagattttttttaatactatttgcTTGTAGCTGAAGGATCAAGAGCTTTGGATGGAGATAGAAATGCTTGTGCTGATCATGCAGCTCTAGAAACAAAGCCTGTTTCAAGAACTAAAATAGTTCGGAGGGTTGTAAGGAAAGTGGTAAGGAAAAATCCAAAGTCTGGTAAAAATGCATCGGTTGAGACATCCAAATCTACAGCAGCTGGAACAGCAAACATGGAAGACTCTTTGAAGGAGAAAGAAGAGGATTCAAAATTTGAAGTATCTCTGCAGGATGAGACTGGTCCTGAGAAAGAAGGAAAACATTTggtaaacctagcatcaagtgATGATTTTGGTGAGCCTGTAAAGAAAGATCAAGGTGATGTGAATGTGAATAAACATGCTATGATGGACATAGAAACAGCTGAGGCAGCAGGGTTGTCCGAAAAGGTAGTTTTTGCTTCAGATGATCAACAAACTGGCTACAATGATGTGGAAATTTCTGAGGATCATGAGACTGTTGCCAGCATTGTGAAATCATCTTATGTTAAAGAATCTGTTCTTAAAGATGTGAAACCTCTTGAGCATCAAGAAGAGGCTGTTGTTAAGGATGTGAAATCTGTTGAGCATGATGAGGCTGTTGTCGAAGATGTAGAGTCTGCAGGGTTTACAAAACCTATTGGTGCAGATACCAAATCTCTCAAGGATCATGAATTTTACAACAGAATAGAGGGACAGCAACTGAATGATAAACTTGAAGGGGGCCAAAATGTTGTTAAGGATAAAATATATGTGCAAGGGGAGGTAGAGAGAATGGAGGAAGATTCCAATGAGAAGATGAAAGGAAAGAATATTTATGAAGAGGAAAGTGATGATGATAGAATAGAGGCATTCCGTGAGCAAGTGGATCATGAAGTACTGAGTGGTGAGGAGTTTGCTGAAGGTGATACACCACACAATGGTGAAGAAGCAGATGCAGTAGCAGATGAACGTGCAGAACTAAATGCCGCTGCAAATGAGCGTAGGAAGAGGAAAGAGCTGGAAATATTTGTCGGTGGGCTGGACCGTGATGCTACTGAGGAGGATTTAAGAAGGGTATTTCAGCATGCTGGCGAGGTACTTGAAGTTAGAATGCACAAGGAATTGCCCACTAACAAGAATAAGGGATATGCATTTGTGAGGTTTgcaaccaaagagcaagccagcCGGGTTTTGGCAGAGATGAGAAACCCAGTTGTATGACTCTTTTCTGTCACTTGCATGTATGTTTGAATTGAAGTGCAATTTTCTAATCTCAAATTTTACAGATACGAGGGAAGCGATGTGGGACTGCTCCTTGCGAAGATAATGATACATTATTCCTTGGGAATATCTGTAATACATGGACAAAAGAAGCTGTAACATTTCTACTATTTTCTATACATTTTCATGTTATCTAAATTTCTCCTTATTAACTTCAGAATATGATAATAACAGATAAGACAAAGGTTGAGAGAATATGGCATAGAAAGCGTTGTAAGCATTACTCTGGTTGAGGATCCTAAGCATGAAGGTTTAAGTCGGGGTTTTGCATTTATTGAGTTCTCTTGTCATGCTGATGCCATGACCGCATATAAAAGACTTCAAAAGCCCGATGCTGTTTTTGGCCACTCGGAGAGAACTGCCAAAGTGGCTTTTGCTGAGCCTTTATCAGAGCCAGATCCTGAGGTAATGGCCCAAGTTAAGTCAGTATTTGTTGATGGACTCCCTCCTCATTGGGATGAAGATCG of Ipomoea triloba cultivar NCNSP0323 chromosome 3, ASM357664v1 contains these proteins:
- the LOC116013461 gene encoding nucleolin-like, translated to MRTPNSETPKAASTAKKTPPAKKTPPSKKSAGKSQNTPDAEHASELTPMSNEAKRTPVTRAKQAKANETTANAAASVAAITPNLMDSKQSPAAEGSRALDGDRNACADHAALETKPVSRTKIVRRVVRKVVRKNPKSGKNASVETSKSTAAGTANMEDSLKEKEEDSKFEVSLQDETGPEKEGKHLVNLASSDDFGEPVKKDQGDVNVNKHAMMDIETAEAAGLSEKVVFASDDQQTGYNDVEISEDHETVASIVKSSYVKESVLKDVKPLEHQEEAVVKDVKSVEHDEAVVEDVESAGFTKPIGADTKSLKDHEFYNRIEGQQLNDKLEGGQNVVKDKIYVQGEVERMEEDSNEKMKGKNIYEEESDDDRIEAFREQVDHEVLSGEEFAEGDTPHNGEEADAVADERAELNAAANERRKRKELEIFVGGLDRDATEEDLRRVFQHAGEVLEVRMHKELPTNKNKGYAFVRFATKEQASRVLAEMRNPVIRGKRCGTAPCEDNDTLFLGNICNTWTKEAIRQRLREYGIESVVSITLVEDPKHEGLSRGFAFIEFSCHADAMTAYKRLQKPDAVFGHSERTAKVAFAEPLSEPDPEVMAQVKSVFVDGLPPHWDEDRVRDNFKGFGETVRIILARNMSSAKRKDFGFVDFTTHEAAVACVEGINNTELNDGNSKIRVRARLSNPLPKTQAVKGGMSGGFRIGRGNSGAYTNYERGFARGGRAFGQPNFQRGRGFYSRGHGYGGRMGFSEHEFDRPYPPFPERQNFGGERWGFRGGHPPSDVDPTFARPYFDRPQYGDRSHMDDGLRRQPYFADEAFDRPFLGRHYEDPYFYDQTAHGMKRPFFRTDPDYMEPSRHRPRLDYSDPAVSLRRNRYRDDLAADGGFSSQDYYGYGYGYGSDFRGHTYQSFYHGDSPYGRGYY